In Toxoplasma gondii ME49 chromosome VIII, whole genome shotgun sequence, a single genomic region encodes these proteins:
- a CDS encoding hypothetical protein (encoded by transcript TGME49_274140) — protein MHASFMFRYSAKSCGSSREDAVLEEREPELAMSSSSCHVQSTCIQAASMTTQANRRKTFTMKNNSDYNGASSGADANSGVSIQCPDDKELLETAELRNPLSAQSTNSFAGDSYPFSPAANHSFHSEGSLSAAQSSVMSLSSTSFTSITSATCYEEKESNEVHRTAESSSAEHTSESQLAQILQRRQSEECRGNGANAPQLCLPEARSTIPTIGDRFLRLTQNVHKAGAPSPASFASSFNQGQELLSLLTRKNQEQARTTALGHDKEDTSGGTSSHNDFMILQGTDSHAERNIFVRGNTETVRPSPAVRYEDKEFIVSEFSRLWKGNKCLEPQEVPDSSGGQTQDSRTHISSSVTAIERGSASMVSRRDSPNRHAIVLDEDSMFKDLATAWDIDVTEESAAERHGRAAREKQQSVSFFENRCDTGQHAVSRILHMAANSSDECTIPNVVGINAPPEDAGIPEFIGRRWTFPGGEVGKMDLTEAGKYFPCVVGPTGNQGINYQRRYSGPFALPAVPSDDMLEARDLWSWDGTDSCTPGMPAVPFVEGSCSQRSFYPPGDLSGEQAATRPTDLNTAGKHDTSTSSGRSGGLAKYTLIVNVPPMTTRQDLHMTFSAFGKVELTVVVCDKDHRHPHKEWTATSEYFGDTGNWQPGTPFVPVQSHQTMPPLPEEPRRINGVSPGVPTRQPPGMGNLEQRKVPVGACVTPQSAQDFACRVCRKFIAFDPVLLPCWHLCCSDCVHQCLRWQPNHPSEPVVVDCPECGSVWQASAIKKIDEADSGLLLRLRQLKDNERVCCPFAPLCRWTGRANTFVSHTYSHMMAEGGLFDDNGHGKNGPNLRDQNQA, from the exons ATGCACGCATCGTTTATGTTCCGTTATTCTGCCAAATCGTGCGGTTcatcgagagaagacgcagtaTTAGAAGAACGTGAACCTGAACTGGCGATGAGCTCTTCCAGCTGTCACGTGCAGTCGACATGCATACAGGCGGCCTCAATGACGACACAGGCAAACCGACGCAAAACTTTTACCATGAAGAACAACAGTGACTACAATGGAGCATCCTCCGGAGCCGACGCCAACTCTGGGGTATCAATCCAATGTCCCGACGACAAAGAGTTATTAGAAACCGCGGAGCTTCGGAACCCACTGTCAGCGCAGTCGACCAATTCCTTTGCAGGAGATTCATATCCTTTTTCGCCAGCTGCGAATCACTCTTTTCATTCAGAGGGCTCCCTTTCGGCAGCGCAGTCTTCCGTCATGTCACTGTCATCCACTTCGTTTACGTCTATCACCTCGGCGACATGctacgaagaaaaggaatcAAACGAAGTGCACAGAACTGCCGAGTCGTCCAGTGCGGAACACACGTCAGAATCACAGCTGGCGCAGATactgcagagacgccagtCCGAGGAATGTCGGGGAAACGGGGCGAATGCGCCTCAACTCTGTCTGCCGGAGGCACGCTCCACCATACCAACTATTGGTGATCGCTTCCTACGTTTAACGCAAAACGTGCACAAGGCTGGTGCTCCGTCACCAGCGAGTTTTGCGTCGTCCTTTAATCAGGGTCAAGaacttctgtctctcttgacGAGGAAGAATCAGGAGCAAGCACGCACGACCGCGTTAGGCCACGACAAAGAGGATACCAGTGGCGGCACCTCCTCGCACAACGACTTTATGATTCTCCAAGGCACAGACTCGCATGCCGAGAGAAACATATTTGTGAGGGGAAATACAGAAACTGTTCGGCCGAGTCCGGCTGTTAGGTATGAGGATAAAGAATTTATAGTTAGTGAGTTTTCCCGGTTGTGGAAAGGCAACAAATGCTTAGAGCCCCAAGAAGTTCCTGACAGCTCTGGCGGACAGACTCAGGATAGCAGAACCCACATCTCAAGTTCTGTGACCGCCATCGAACGGGGTTCCGCTTCGATGGTAAGTCGCAGAGACTCACCGAATCGCCATGCTATCGTTCTTGACGAAGATAGCATGTTTAAGGATCTTGCAACAGCATGGGACATTGATGTAACAGAAGAGTCGGCGGCCGAAAGGCACGGAAGGGCCGCTCGCGAAAAACAGCAATCAGTCTCTTTTTTTGAGAACCGCTGCGACACGGGGCAACACGCGGTTTCCCGAATTCTCCATATGGCGGCCAATTCTTCTGACGAATGTACGATTCCGAATGTTGTCGGAATAAATGCTCCACCCGAAGACGCTGGTATTCCAGAGTTTATTGGCAGACGCTGGACGTTTCCTGGAGGAGAAGTCGGAAAGATGGATTTGACTGAAGCCGGCAAATACTTTCCTTGTGTAGTCGGACCTACAGGCAACCAAGGAATTAATTATCAAAGGCGTTATAGTGGGCCATTTGCACTGCCTGCCGTGCCATCGGATGACATGCTCGAAGCCCGTGATCTGTGGAGCTGGGATGGAACAGATTCGTGCACACCAGGAATGCCTGCGGTTCCGTTCGTGGAAGGGTCTTGCAGTCAGAGGAGCTTTTATCCACCAGGGGATCTTTCGGGCGAGCAAGCAGCAACGAGGCCGACTGACTTGAACACTGCGGGGAAGCATGACACATCGACCAGTTCCGGTCGAAGTGGAGGACTGGCCAAGTACACCTTAATTGTAAACGTGCCTCCCATGACGACGCGACAGGACCTGCACATGACCTTTAGCGCATTCGGCAAAGTCGAACTTACCGTAGTTGTGTGCGACAAGGACCACAGGCACCCTCATAAGGAATGGACAGCAACTAGCG AATACTTTGGAGATACAGGAAACTGGCAGCCAGGGACTCCTTTCGTTCCCGTTCAAAGTCATCAGACAATGCCACCGCTGCCTGAAGAGCCCCGCCGCATTAATGGCGTGTCGCCCGGTGTCCCCACTCGTCAACCTCCAGGAATGGGGAATCTGGAACAACGTAAAGTCCCGGTGGGAGCATGTGTCACCCCACAGTCTGCTCAGGATTTTGCATGTCGAGTCTGCCGCAAATTCATTGCCTTCGACCCCGTCCTGCTCCCATGTTGGCATCTGTGTTGCAGCGACTGTGTGCATCAGTGCTTACGCTGGCAGCCGAATCACCCATCAGAACCCGTCGTAGTCGACTGCCCCGAATGTGGCAGCGTTTGGCAAGCTTCAGCGATCAAGAAGATAGACGAAG CGGACTCAGGGCTTCTTTTGAGGCTGCGCCAGTTGAAAGACAACGAGAGGGTTTGTTGCCCATTTGCTCCTTTATGCCGTTGGACTGGAAGGGCTAATACTTTTGTCAGCCACACGTATTCTCACATGATGGCTGAAGGCGGGTTGTTCGACGACAATGGACATGGCAAAAACGGGCCCAATCTTCGGGACCAGAATCAGGCGTGA
- a CDS encoding TBC domain-containing protein (encoded by transcript TGME49_274130), whose amino-acid sequence MAEPWRGVCQLRSRSEAAQTLEEGERVRLGDELHADSDRRRGAEGGDASPRSSGEETGNSFGRSGSLHGSDRHAASGVSVRSSGQFLCPEVTEADVSSPGGFASSSSLPSVLLASSSESSSAVFSPRTCSPASVLLPLPQNGASVPLNKSLPYKGLAQSPPCRITLAACSSASLLKSESSLSAELPCSSHSCRDTSPPQLVASSSLASVSGVARGEGEEIGQQEAPRRLSSSDPTSSSAPTEDPPPGHQAEFAARAKTEEKFASLAHVREVQTKERGDQRLPGLTGGDRDGGGTGTASDGRGADGTELRGASFLWEKSPPHARDDLQTNAFRDRQRACVATGEHGMREGEKHKTETGGLREKVTSAAPGSKETSRAGNPEDTERDSCSEQAPRESRLLTAEEKLAVLQKHVQHLFAREPGAAVRTRLASRAEALRESPLDLEKLRSLCAAGMPDLCPAMRAMYWRILLGYLSPDPSRWQEDMEKKRSAYQSYKDDFIKEPELVRRLRQTRPSCSKQESEVSLFPSLALHSVASNSLFLGPLTSPQRDLTTPGASTTTRQEPSPPCEASSSSFFSSPSSSSLTDVSAVLPSPSAAELLSPSCAAATLPPVSSPSLSASPGNVRNAQSLLAALVGPPSAEKGLQEKQTFSFDQEKACSLFGDSSETHPHRSRPALTSAKKSPLFGEDSDASALPSAASSMLVSRPPSLFAEKTSSRLDAPGSSVPGFRPSVPLFPAQKEQEETATTVSSCTLGSTAEGHQGPAVASAASGRPTGSGPHGRQLLTRPLNLESVSDHPLSQKTSSEWRSYWDDADIFDQINKDVFRTRPELAFFNYDPGLSLQHQHERLLRALQTSPGQAAPQGSPNLRSFAQGTSEEEEPIPLLVDYETLMLQKVPSQDLSRISDSSVSSGASAASHASKPGRFSLRRAFLSRKTNASSESSRSSPSVAAVRASLLPSDKGTFCSEAANGVTADGSGAALHSRLDATAEPSGSEVTRPLGSTKPPLSLSPCRGCPPNLEGGGSALACRFSSDIGRQGSSPSPTSLSTKTGHSPSSLVRFFASGLVSPRRSQRPKPGVSPGQGHAGAAEDAPLREGLVFEPNGRGSEKTGEETQASLTLSEKKEGRAKVEEHDTHQEYFVTAKELGAHRGDGETAVGAQTQGNWPLEGTSLGSSRKLGTEITKTTRGAANLGAAFADLNANGAVKEDRKALDFLESDGCPHGEVREIYQGNPQLDENPVNFSVENSISVEAASADRLPPGTRMPAFTRASPSFSPLAAQETQALGRPAPVEAPVASQTPKEAKETVSPLSLVGSTSRLHSSRDPLESPEGYSPFAETPERLAGDLAKTTGEHSEERLSERDLPWAGERRLDTAGDSPQALALGTFKQTTGQAKPPQVEEAQRPRVIVGWDEQDGQVPQNTVQKKDVPFVSTEICQLSGIPPEAPGDRGEAAAKREHRSGNQLGFSHRDNVAEATESGEETPGAPGNAAFSAFSGADLHALASDEASNSSEETVPLLQPCRAPAGMQDTCDLLEPRRHYDLLGRILFVYAKVNPGIRYVQGMNELLAPIYYVIMSDPLCTDPLQAEAEIFFCFTELMQEQRDAFCKALDPTDHGVSGRIARLSALLKKKDIVVWTHLETIGVDPQFYALRWLLLLLTQEFQLPDVLVLWDAFIADDGWPLPLLYYVCVSMILWLRPALLAGDFTACMKLLQHLPAFDPQVLLRTAVRMREEDIAEGPAAVSDVSSPSASLSARANDLERLDPLRTRTQLQSLPTSSLQVSPLFGRIRNAGNALSSFASSALATSPSSSLLPRFASGFGARDGGSVGSVEPNDRGRSGGLSEAKEGDTCGLEREGERADGISRQVSPSFGEPVRNVETDGRVVDAGRGSVLLPSYVSVGSGNAKTLSPLEEARHDRQLVPPARRSGAPLWGGEPARRGPQERGGDAGVGREARSLLEVQAGFEGQQEERDSAKEKQKEKDRKEREEERRRKEEERRRQVISSLPAAFLTGTTDREEKRSGVASSRQREEQRHEEGMEPRREREDRFNSRSLLPWRRGEEASERDRDFDSTLSSLGEKLGELRSFAVTSFVADTARALWAAGTGSGESFIQGEREKWTEGERE is encoded by the exons ATGGCAGAACCGTGGCGAGGCGTCTGTCAGCTCAGATCCCGCAGCGAAGCCGCGCAGACtctcgaggaaggagagcgagtCAGGCTAGGGGACGAACTGCATGCCGActcagacagaagaagaggggcggagggaggagacgcttCCCCTCGGAGTtcgggagaggaaacaggaaataGTTTTGGGAGATCTGGCTCGCTTCATGGCTCCGATCGTCATGCCgcttccggtgtctctgtccgTTCGTCTGGCCAGTTCCTGTGCCCAGAAGTGACGGAAGCAGACGTGAGTTCTCCTGGGGGtttcgcgtcctcttcttcgctgccatCCGTTTTGTTGGCCTCTTCGTCTGAGTCTTCTTCCGCAGTATTTTCTCCTCGAACTTGCTCACCTGCTTCCGTGCTGCTCCCTCTACCTCAAAATGGTGCCTCTGTTCCTCTGAACAAGAGTCTTCCTTACAAAGGTTTGGCGCAGTCTCCTCCATGCCGCATCACCCTTGCAGCAtgctcctctgcgtctctgctaAAGTCGGAAAGTTCTCTTTCAGCAGAGCTGCCTTGTTCTTCGCATTCGTGTCGTGACACCTCACCTCCGCAGCTggtcgcgtcttcgtctctggcctctgtctccggtgtTGCTCGAggcgaaggggaagagatAGGACAGCAAGAGGCGCCTCGAaggctctcttcttctgaccccacctcgtcttctgcgccgACGGAGGACCCGCCTCCCGGGCACCAAGCCGAATTCGCAGCTCGCGCAAAAACCGAAGAAAAGTTCGCGTCTCTGGCACACGTTCGGGAAgtgcagacgaaggaaagaggagaccaGCGACTCCCGGGACTgaccggaggagacagagatggaGGCGGAACTGGCACAGCTAGCGACGGGAGAGGAGCCGATGGAACCGAGTTGAGAGGGGCTTCCTTTCTTTGGGAGAAGTCGCCTCCACACGCGAGAGATGACTTGCAGACAAACGCGTTCCGAGATCGAcagcgtgcatgcgttgcaaCTGGGGAGCACGGGatgagagaaggagagaagcacaagacagagacgggTGGACTTCGTGAGAAGGTGACCTCCGCGGCGCCGGGCAGCAAGGAGACATCCCGTGCAGGAAATCCTGAAGACACCGAGCGAGATTCTTGCTCCGAGCAGGCACCGCGAGAGAGCCGACTCCTCACTGCTGAAGAGAAGCTCGCGGTTCTGCAAAAGCATGTTCAACATCTTTTTGCCCGAGAACCTGGCGCAGCCGTCCGAACTCG gCTTGCGTCGCGCGCAGAAGCTCTGAGAGAGTCGCCTCTGGATTTGGAGAAACTCCGCAGTCTGTGCGCAGCAGGCATGCCCGATCTTTGCCCAGCCATGCGTGCCATGTACTGGCGAATTCTCCTCGGATATCTCTCGCCCGATCCTTCTCGTTGGCAAGAAGACATGGAAAAAAAAAG AAGCGCCTACCAGAGTTACAAGGACGACTTCATAAAAGAGCCCGAGCTGGTTCGGCGCCTCAGACAGACGCGTCCTTCATGTTCGAAACAGGAGAGCgaggtgtctctctttccctctttgGCGCTGCACTCTGTCGCATCAAATTCTTTGTTTTTGGGTCCACTTACTTCGCCTCAGAGAGACCTAACGACACCTGGTGCCTCCACGACGACCCGTCAGGAGCCTTCGCCTCCCTGTGaagcctcttcctcttcttttttctcctctccttcgtcttcttctctcacagATGTGTCTGCTGTTTTACCATCTCCTTCTGCCGCAGAGctgttgtctccttcctgtgcCGCTGCGACGCtgccgcctgtctcctctccttcgctctctgcgtctcctggaAATGTCCGAAATGCGCAGTCACTGCTCGCGGCGTTGGTAGGCCCACCCTCTGCTGAGAAGGGCCtccaggagaagcagacttTCAGCTTTGATCAGGAGAAagcctgctctctcttcggcgATTCAAGCGAAACTCACCCACATCGGTCGCGTCCCGCCTTGACTTCTGCAAAGAAATCTCCACTTTTTGGGGAAGACAGCGATGCATCGGCTCTGCCGTCAGCCGCGTCATCGATGCTGGTGTCCAggcctccctctctctttgctgaGAAAACATCTTCCAGGCTCGACGCCCCCGGCTCTTCTGTGCCTGGTTTCCGTCCTTCTGTGCCTCTGTTTCCAGCTCagaaagagcaagaggagactgcgacaactgtctcttcctgcacACTTGGGTCGACAGCAGAAGGACATCAAGGCCCCGCGGTCGCCTCAGCGGCCTCCGGGCGACCGACTGGCTCAGGGCCTCACGGCCGGCAGCTCCTGACGCGTCCGTTGAACCTCGAATCAGTCAGCGACCAT cctctgAGTCAGAAGACAAGTAGCGAATGGAGAAGCTATTGGGACGACGCTGACATCTTCGATCAAATCAACAAAGACGTTTTTCGCACGCGGCCAGAGCTGGCGTTCTTCAACTACGATCCTGGCCTCAGTCTCCAACATCAACACGAACGACTGCTGCGGGCGTTACAAACTTCGCCGGGCCAGGCGGCGCCCCAGGGGTCTCCCAACCTACGATCTTTCGCCCAAGGGacgagtgaagaagag GAGCCGATTCCTCTGTTGGTGGACTACGAGACTCTGATGCTTCAGAAGGTGCCATCGCAGGACCTTAGCCGCATCAGCGACTCTTCGGTCTCTTCGGGTGCATCTGCGGCGTCTCACGCCTCCAAACCGGGCCGGTTCAGTTTGCGAAGAGCCTTTCTTTCACGAAAGACCAACGCGTCTTCCGAGTCTTCTCGGTCCTCAccttctgtcgctgccgTCCGCGCTTCGCTCCTGCCCTCGGACAAAGGTACCTTTT GTTCCGAGGCGGCAAACGGCGTCACAGCCGATGGCTCAGGCGCTGCTCTCCACTCGCGTTTGGACGCCACCGCCGAACCGTCCGGAAGCGAAGTTACGAGGCCGCTGGGCTCCACGAAgcctccgctgtctctctcgccctgtCGCGGCTGTCCGCCGAATCTGGAGGGTGGAGGATCGGCTTTGGCTTGCCGGTTTTCCAGTGACATCGGGAGGCAGGGCTCTTCGCCCTCGCCAACGTCGCTGTCCACGAAGACGGGGCACAGTCCCTCGTCCTTGGTTCGCTTCTTTGCGTCGGGccttgtgtctcctcggcggTCGCAGCGCCCCAAGCCCGGCGTCTCGCCAGGACAAGGTCATGCAGGAGCGGCGGAAGACGCGCCTCTGCGCGAGGGCCTTGTTTTCGAGCCCAACGGGCGGGGgtcggagaagacaggagaggaaacgcaggccTCGCTGACCCtctcggagaagaaagagggcCGGGCAAAGGTAGAAGAACACGATACGCATCAAGAGTATTTTGTGACAGCGAAGGAGCTCGGGGCGCACCgaggagacggggagacagcCGTTGGAGCCCAGACGCAAGGCAACTGGCCCCTGGAGGGGACGTCCCTCGGTTCCTCAAGAAAACTGGGTACTGAGATTACGAAGACAACGAGAGGAGCCGCAAATTTGGGAGCAGCTTTCGCAGACTTAAACGCAAACGGTGCAGtaaaagaagacaggaaggcCCTCGATTTTCTCGAGAGCGACGGCTGCCCACATGGCGAAGTGCGAGAGATTTACCAAGGCAACCCTCAACTGGACGAAAACCCCGTGAATTTTTCGGTGGAGAACTCCATCTCTGTCGAGGCGGCTAGCGCGGACCGACTCCCTCCAGGTACGAGGATGCCTGCGTTCACAAGGGCTTcaccttctttttctcctttggCTGCGCAGGAGACTCAGGCTCTCGGGCGTCCGGCGCCCGTCGAGGCGCCGGTGGCTAGCCAAACGCccaaggaggcgaaggagactgtgtccccgctgtctcttgtgggtaGCACGTCCCGCCTTCACTCCTCGCGAGACCCCCTGGAGTCCCCAGAAGGCTACAGTCCCTTCGCTGAGACACCGGAGCGACTTGCGGGAGACTTGGCAAAAACAACCGGAGAGCATTCGGAGGAACGCCtctcagagagagacctTCCGTgggcgggagaaagaaggctgGACACAGCAGGAGACAGTCCGCAAGCCTTGGCTTTGGGGACTTTTAAACAGACGACGGGACAGGCCAAACCGCCACAAGTCGAAGAAGCCCAAAGACCCCGAGTGATTGTGGGGTGGGATGAACAAGATGGACAAGTGCCTCAGAACACcgtgcagaagaaagacgtgCCTTTTGTATCGACAGAGATCTGTCAGTTGTCGGGGATTCCTCCAGAGGCACCGGGCGACCGCGGGGAAGCGGCGGCGAAGAGGGAACACAGGTCGGGGAACCAACTTGGCTTCtcacacagagacaacgTCGCTGAGGCGACGGAAAGTGGGGAGGAGACCCCAGGCGCGCCAGGCAATGCGGCGTTCTCCGCTTTTTCCGGTGccgatctgcatgcgttggcGAGTGATGAAGCGTCAAACTCgtccgaggagacagtcccCCTCCTTCAGCCTTGTCGGGCCCCTGCTGGCATGCAAGACACTTGCGACTTGTTGGAGCCGCGCAGACACTACGACTTGCTGGGACGGATTCTCTTCGTGTACGCGAAGGTGAATCCAGGCATTCGATATGTTCAGGGAATGAACGAACTTCTCGCTCCGATCTACTACGTGATCATGTCCGACCCGCTCTGCACGGACCCCCTTCAG gcagaggcagagatcTTTTTTTGTTTCACGGAGTTGATgcaggagcagagagacgcattCTGCAAGGCCCTCGACCCGACAGACCACGGCGTCAGTGGACGGATTGCTCGTCTGAGCGCTCTCTTGAAAAAGAAA GACATCGTCGTATGGACGCACTTGGAGACGATAGGCGTCGATCCCCAGTTCTACGCTTTGCGCTGGCTCTTGTTGCTGCTTACACAG GAGTTTCAGTTGCCGGATGTCCTCGTCCTCTGGGATGCGTTCATCGCCGACGACGGATGGcccctgcctcttctctacTACGTTTGTGTGTCGATGATTCTGTGG ctgagACCCGCCCTTCTGGCTGGAGActtcactgcatgcatgaaaCTTCTGCAGCACTTGCCGGCTTTCGACCCTCAAGTGCTTCTGAGAACGGCAGTCCGCATGCG AGAGGAAGACATAGCAGAGGGTcccgccgctgtctctgatGTCTCGTCGCCCTCGGCTAGTCTCTCGGCTCGGGCCAACGACCTGGAGCGTCTCGATCCGCTTCGGACGCGAACGCAACTTCAATCGCTACccacttcttctcttcaagtgtctcctttgtttgGGCGAATTCGAAATGCCGGGAACGCGTTGTCttcgttcgcctcctcggcACTGGCTACgtccccgtcttcttctctcttgccgCGCTTCGCCAGCGGCTTCGGAGCCCGAGACGGCGGGAGTGTAGGCTCCGTGGAGCCCAACGACCGTGGCCGGAGCGGCGGTCTCtccgaggcgaaggagggaGACACCTGTGGTCTTgagcgcgaaggcgagagggcTGATGGCATCTCGAGGCAGGTGTCGCCTAGCTTTGGTGAGCCGGTGAGAaatgtggagacagacggaagAGTGGTAGATGCCGGGAGAGGcagcgttcttcttcccagCTATGTGTCTGTGGGCTCTGGAAACGCGAagactctctctcctcttgaaGAAGCGAGGCACGACAGACAGCTCGTACCGCCAGCTAGGCGCTCCGGCGCGCCGCTGTGGGGTGGAGAGCCCGCCCGACGGGGCCcccaggagagaggaggagacgcgggtgtggggagagaagcaaggtCTCTTTTGGAAGTTCAAGCGGGATTTGAGGGccagcaagaagagagagattcggcgaaggagaaacaaaaagagaaggacaggaaggagagagaagaagagcgacggaggaaagaggaagaaagaagacgacaagTCATCAGCAGTCTGCCTGCAGCGTTCTTGACCGGGACAACAGatagagaagaaaagcggtCTGGAGTTGCATCGAGcaggcagcgagaagaacagagacacgaggaggGAATGGAACCTcggcgagaacgagaagacagatTCAACTCGAGATCTCTCTTACcctggaggcgaggcgaagaagccagtgaaagagacagagacttcGACAGCACCCTATCGAGTTTAGGAGAAAAACTAGGAGAATTACGCTCCTTTGCAGTCACGAGTTTCGTCGCAGACACCGCACGCGCTCTCTGGGCCGCAGGAACGGGAAGTGGCGAAAGTTTCATTCagggagaacgcgaaaagTGGACAGAGGGTGAGCGCGAGTGA